The DNA segment GAGTCTGATTTAGATGATGATGATTTATTGGTTTTTGCTTTGGTTAAAGCTGTTGAAATTGTGGGAGAGGCGGCGGGAAAAGTGTCGAAGGAATATCAAGCTAATCATCCAGAAATACATTGGTCTGCGATGATTAGTATGCGTAATCGTTTAGTTCATGCCTATTTTGATATTAATAAAAAAATACTATGACAAACCCTCCAAAAAGATTTACCTGAGTTAATCGTTGTCTTAGAGTTACTGCTACAAGGAGGAGGTAAGGTTAAATATTATGAGGATTTAACTTCTCCTACTACGGAAGAATAAATTTATTTAAAACATTAATGGAGTTAAAAATATATGAATACTCAATTAGTCAATTATTTAGTAGGGGTAATTAATCATCTTACTAGGGAAGAAAAATCTTTATTAAAAGAAAAATTAACTGATAACAATATTAATTCTTCTCCTGAAAAATCTTATCAAGAGTTATTATAACTAAAGGCAAATATTTGTAATCGCCGTCAAGGTAAGCCTTTAAATATTAGTCCTGATGAGCTTCTTTTTCAGTTACGCAATGAAAGAGATGAACAATTAAACTTTATGTAATAAATATAAAAACAAGTATTTTAATTAACTTTTACTAAGGTGAATATGTGCTTAATTATTGAAATTGAAAATGAAAGGGATTTGCTAAAAGCTCAATCTTTAATAGGTGATAAAAGTCTTAATTTACTG comes from the Geminocystis sp. NIES-3708 genome and includes:
- a CDS encoding DUF86 domain-containing protein, with amino-acid sequence MIQKSDVIRLRHMLDASLKAMAFIEGKNESDLDDDDLLVFALVKAVEIVGEAAGKVSKEYQANHPEIHWSAMISMRNRLVHAYFDINKKIL